The window CACGATCAGTTGCCTGGGCTGAAAATATTGTAGCTGACTGATGAGGCGTTGCAGGTCGTTCTTGTAAACGGTTTGCGGAATAGCGATACCATGTTTGCGGAAGTGGCCCGATTTTCCGAAATGAAGGTCTGAAACGATCAGCGCTTTTTCTTCTTCCCAGAAAATACAGCGGTCGGGCGAAAGCCAGAACTGGTGCTGTAATAATTTATGTGCAATGGGTACCTGCATGAATGGACGGCAAAGTTATTGAAAAAGCGGGTTACTTCACCGCCGCGATCTCTGCCTTTAGCTGCTTTGCCCAGTCAAGGAGTGTTTTTTTGTCTGCTTCGTTGAGCTTAGCGTCTCTGTGTATCCAGAGGTAACTGTTCAGGGGCATTTCATTCTTTTCAATGACTTCAATGATCTCTTCCATGGCATGGTCCTGGTCTTTGGGTTTGTAGGTGCCAAACTCGCTCAAGTTCAGGCTACGCTTGCCTTCATCCACATGATGTTGCATCCACCAGCCTGCCGGCTGAATACTAGTATACCATGGATAGTTGGTATTGTTGGTATGACAGTCATTGCAAGCCCGCTTGAGGATGTCCTGTACGGGAACGGGAACATGGTAATGTTGACTGATATCATTGGCCGTAATAACGGCAGATTCATTGCGCGCCGGGCGGATAAACTGAATGCCCACAAGGATGATAAGGATCACCAGTAATATTTTCTTTTTCATACGGCCTGTTTTAAGGTCCCACTAATTTACTGAATATGATGAAAGAAGAAAATGGTTTTACACCAACCGGCGATATTACTTGCTCAATTGCCCCTGCATCTTCTTCACCCGGTCTTCCAGTTTTTCTGAAGTGAGGTTCTCCCGCATGCTGTCTACTTTGATGGGGAAGCAGAAGGGAGTAAGTGCTTGTGGAAAGGTGAGTATGATATTTGATTGCTGAATACGTTCCAGCATGTTGCGCAGCCGTACTTCTTCCATCTGCTGGTCCAGCACTTCCTGGTAGGCTTGCCGTAAGAGCAGGTTATGAGGCTCATATTCGGAAAATACATTGAACAGGAGGGACGCGGATGATTGCAGGTGCCTGGCTTTTTTCTGCTCACCCGGATAGCCCTGGAAAATGAGTCCGCCAATGACTGCTATATCCCGGAACTTGCGCTTTGCCATTTCTGTAGCATTTACACTGCGCTGAATATCGGCCAGCAGGTCATCGGGTGTAAATAATTCGTATACATTGGTGTCATCCACCGGTATAGGCTGATCACTCAATAATTCAAACCCATAATCATTCATGGCGAAGGAGAAGGTAATAGGGCGTATTTTACTGATGCGCCAAGCCAGTATGGCTGCCATAGCTTCATGTACCAGTCTTCCTTCAAAAGGGAATACAAAAAGGTGGAAGCCATCTTTGGTCTCTATCTGTTCAATGAGCAGTTCATTGGCTTTGGGCACATGGGAGAGTGCTTCCTGCAACTGGAATAATGGTTGTAATACTTCCAGTTCTATATCCCGCTTATGTGCTGCATGCTCCGCTTCATTAAATTTCTCCCGCAACTTCTTACCGAGGTTGGCCGATAAAGGCATCCGGCCGCCCTGCCAACTGGGGACGATGGACTTGGTAGCACTGGACTTTCGTACCAGGGCCGTCATGTCTTTGATCATGACCAGCTCCAGGTTCCTGCCGGCCAGTGTAAATACTTCGCCCGGCGATAACCTGGATATGAACCATTCTTCAATAACACCGATGAAGCCGCCGCTGACAAATTTTACTTTCATCATAGACTCACTGACGATGGTGCCAATGTGCAGCCGGTGACGCATGGCGATGCGGCGGCTGGTAATACGGTAGAGGTCATCAATGACCTCTATTTTTTTATAGTCATCATATTGCTGCAGGGCAGTGCCTCCTGCTGTTACAAAATGTAAGATGGCCGACCATTCATCGGGCGTCATATCACGATAACAGTAAGTGGCTGTGATTTCCTGGTACAATTCATCAGGCCGGAAACCTTCTGATATGGCCAGCGTGCCAAGGAATTGTATCAACACATCATAACACAGGAGCATGGGCTCACGGCTTTCTATGAAGTTTTCTTCAATGGCCGATTTTAAAGCGGCTGCTTCTACCAGCTCCAGTGAATGTGTAGGCAGAAAGTATATTTTACTTACCTCACCAGGCTGGTGGCCACTACGGCCGGCCCTTTGCAGGAAACGGGCCACTCCTTTGGGTGATCCTACCTGTATAACTGTTTCCACCGGGCGGAAGTCAACACCGAGGTCAAGGCTGGCGGTACATACTACTGCTTTTAGTTTACCGCTGTGTAAGTTCTCTTCCACCCAAATACGCAATTGCTGTTCTATACTGCCATGGTGCAAAGCAATGGCGCCTGCGAGGTCGGGCGCTTCATTGAGCAGGGTTTGGTACCATCGCTCACTCATACCCCGTGTATTGATGAAGATGAGGGTGGTACGACTGTTATGGATAATCGGAATTACTTTATGCGCCAGCTTGATGCCCAAATGCCCGGCCCAGGGATATTGCTCTATTTCATCGGGTATAATGGATTCGATGGATACTTCTTTGCGCAGTTGAGCTTTAACAGTGGCGCCTTTACCTCCTACGGACGCCAGCAATACTTCCTGCGCCTGGTCAAGGTTGCCAATGGTGGCGCTGATACCCCATACGGCACAATGGGTATTGAACAGCGATTGCTGTACATGCACAATCCTGGTAACGGCGAGTTCAATTTGTACACCGCGTTTACTGCCGATGAGTTCATGCCATTCATCCACCGCAATTATCTTCAGGGCTTTGAATACATCGGGGTATCCTTTCTGCGCCAGCAGCAGGTGCAGGCTTTCCGGTGTGATGACGAGTGCTTCCGGCATCTGCCTTTTCTGCTTCTGCCGTTCATTCACATCGGTATCGCCATTGCGGATACCTACTTTCCAACTCATACCCAGTTCGGTAATGACTTCTTCCATGGCGCGGGCAATGTCTTTTCCCAGGGCACGCAAGGGTGTTACCCACAGGAGTTGCAGGCCATTCTTTGATTTCGTTTTGTAATTGTTGGGATGTTGGTTGATGAAGTCAATTACGGCGCCGAGGAATACCGAGAAGGTTTTACCAAAGCCCGTCGGCGCATTGACCAGGCCGCTCTTGCCATGGATGATATGTCCCCAGGTTTCTTCCTGGAAAGGAAATGGCCGGTGGCCCTTGTCAGCCAGCCATTGCTGGATGATCTTGTATCCTATGGTTTCACGAAGTTCCACCTGCACCCGGTAAATTTAGGGGAATAATCTGGCAAAGTAATGACGTGGGAAGTAAAAGGCTACAGCTTCTTCAGGTATTCCAGCACTGCTTTTTTTTCTGCTTCGGTGAGGCGATCGCCAAAGGTATGGCCGGCATTTGAATAGCCGGGTTTGGTTGTGTTGTACACGTTCTTACCGGGCTGCTCCTGCTTCTTGTACACCCAGCCCACTTTTTCATAATCATACGCCGGCTTGTCAAAATTTCTTGACCAGTAGGCGGGCCGCAGGTCGCTGTTCAGTAAAGCTTCCAGGCTGGGTACTGATCCATTGTGCAGGTAAGGGGCCGTAGCCCAGATGCCATCCAGTGGCGGTGCAATATACCCATTAAAAGGCTCCAGCCGGGCAGGATGATCGCCCCGGGTAAACCAGCTCTTGTTGAACCATTCCACAAACTGCGGATTGGAATAGTTGCTTTTGTACAACATGGAGTCGGTTTGGATGACCGCTGATGGTATCAGCAGGTTGGGATAGGTTCCTGCTGCATCATAGGTGCCATGACATTTGGAGCAGTTGTTGATAAAGACGGTTTCTCCCATGGCAGCCAGCGCATTGTCTATGGTACCGGGATATTTGGGTGCTTCGAGCGAATAGATATAAGCCAGCATATCGGGCATGTGGGTATCCACTTCATTCGACTCACTCGTATC of the Paraflavitalea devenefica genome contains:
- a CDS encoding heme-binding domain-containing protein — protein: MKKKILLVILIILVGIQFIRPARNESAVITANDISQHYHVPVPVQDILKRACNDCHTNNTNYPWYTSIQPAGWWMQHHVDEGKRSLNLSEFGTYKPKDQDHAMEEIIEVIEKNEMPLNSYLWIHRDAKLNEADKKTLLDWAKQLKAEIAAVK
- a CDS encoding ligase-associated DNA damage response DEXH box helicase — its product is MQVELRETIGYKIIQQWLADKGHRPFPFQEETWGHIIHGKSGLVNAPTGFGKTFSVFLGAVIDFINQHPNNYKTKSKNGLQLLWVTPLRALGKDIARAMEEVITELGMSWKVGIRNGDTDVNERQKQKRQMPEALVITPESLHLLLAQKGYPDVFKALKIIAVDEWHELIGSKRGVQIELAVTRIVHVQQSLFNTHCAVWGISATIGNLDQAQEVLLASVGGKGATVKAQLRKEVSIESIIPDEIEQYPWAGHLGIKLAHKVIPIIHNSRTTLIFINTRGMSERWYQTLLNEAPDLAGAIALHHGSIEQQLRIWVEENLHSGKLKAVVCTASLDLGVDFRPVETVIQVGSPKGVARFLQRAGRSGHQPGEVSKIYFLPTHSLELVEAAALKSAIEENFIESREPMLLCYDVLIQFLGTLAISEGFRPDELYQEITATYCYRDMTPDEWSAILHFVTAGGTALQQYDDYKKIEVIDDLYRITSRRIAMRHRLHIGTIVSESMMKVKFVSGGFIGVIEEWFISRLSPGEVFTLAGRNLELVMIKDMTALVRKSSATKSIVPSWQGGRMPLSANLGKKLREKFNEAEHAAHKRDIELEVLQPLFQLQEALSHVPKANELLIEQIETKDGFHLFVFPFEGRLVHEAMAAILAWRISKIRPITFSFAMNDYGFELLSDQPIPVDDTNVYELFTPDDLLADIQRSVNATEMAKRKFRDIAVIGGLIFQGYPGEQKKARHLQSSASLLFNVFSEYEPHNLLLRQAYQEVLDQQMEEVRLRNMLERIQQSNIILTFPQALTPFCFPIKVDSMRENLTSEKLEDRVKKMQGQLSK